From the genome of Nicotiana sylvestris chromosome 2, ASM39365v2, whole genome shotgun sequence, one region includes:
- the LOC104219867 gene encoding fatty acid elongase 3-like, whose product MIGNLSYYLSEHPTIVNFRWSHSQSWGNTWSFLFTSIAAYIVFSLFLHLLLILLFRHRRPLPLGPIPAVHSLSMVLISLTIFTGILLSAAAEIRDTRWFWRRYKTTPFQWLLCFPLGTRPSGRVFFWSYIFYLSRFLHILRTFFTILQRRKLSVFQLFNNSILIFMSFLWLEFSQSFQVLAILLTTLSYSMVYGYRFWTAIGLPSACFPFVAGCQIVLLGCNIVCHVGVLLLHFMKRGGCNGIGAWVFNSVLNAAILFLFLNFYVNMHLRNRKVKAPENLNSAKSKDN is encoded by the coding sequence ATGATTGGGAATCTTAGTTATTACCTCTCCGAGCACCCTACTATTGTAAATTTTCGTTGGTCTCACAGCCAATCATGGGGCAACACGTGGTCTTTCCTCTTCACCTCCATCGCAGCTTATATTGTCTTCTCCCTCTTTCTCCACCTCCTCCTTATCCTTCTCTTCCGCCACCGCCGTCCTCTCCCTCTCGGCCCAATCCCCGCCGTCCACTCCCTCTCCATGGTCCTAATCTCCCTCACCATCTTCACTGGAATCCTCCTCTCCGCCGCTGCTGAAATCCGCGACACCCGGTGGTTCTGGCGCCGTTACAAGACCACCCCATTTCAGTGGCTCCTTTGTTTTCCTCTTGGCACGCGCCCTTCTGGCCGCGTGTTCTTCTGGTCCtatatcttttatctttctcgtTTTCTCCATATTCTACGTACTTTCTTTACCATACTCCAACGTCGAAAACTCTCCGTTTTTCAACTATTTAATAACTCCATTCTCATATTTATGTCCTTCCTTTGGCTAGAATTCTCGCAGTCTTTTCAAGTGCTAGCGATACTATTAACGACGTTATCATATTCTATGGTGTATGGATACAGATTTTGGACGGCGATTGGATTGCCAAGCGCGTGCTTCCCATTTGTCGCAGGCTGTCAGATTGTGTTGCTGGGATGTAACATTGTATGTCATGTTGGGGTGCTGTTGCTTCATTTCATGAAACGTGGTGGGTGTAACGGAATTGGGGCATGGGTTTTCAACTCTGTCCTCAACGCTGCCATTCTTTTCTTGTTCCTCAACTTCTATGTCAACATGCACTTACGCAATAGAAAGGTCAAAGCGCCTGAAAACTTGAACTCTGCCAAGAGCAAGGATAATTGA